A DNA window from Camelina sativa cultivar DH55 chromosome 17, Cs, whole genome shotgun sequence contains the following coding sequences:
- the LOC104758205 gene encoding zinc finger protein CONSTANS-LIKE 8-like isoform X1: MFYADIMIPKYQEDVKQPRTCDLCLNKHAVWYCASDDAFLCHVCDESVHSANHVATKHERVWLRTNEIQNNVLQGTTSHPVWHSGFRRKARTPRSRCEKKTQQKIDDERRREDPRVPEIGGEAMFFIPEANDDEDDMTSLVPEFEGFTEMGFFLSNHNGTEESTKQFNFEDEIDAMESLYNNKEEEKEETAKTNGVEACPGQSLMSCKKDYDNVIAISAKTEETEDYEDNARQGNMLLRLNYENVIAAWDKQESPREAARNQTELFNTSNFQLVPPGIEEKRVTSRSEREARVWRYRDKKKNRLFEKKIRYEVRKVNADKRPRMKGRFVRRSLATES; the protein is encoded by the exons ATGTTTTATGCAGATATTATGATTCCGAAGTACCAAGAAGATGTGAAGCAGCCACGAACTTGCGACCTGTGTCTGAACAAACACGCGGTTTGGTACTGTGCATCAGACGATGCTTTCTTGTGCCATGTTTGCGATGAATCAGTCCATTCTGCAAACCATGTGGCGACAAAACACGAGAGAGTTTGGCTTAGAACAAATGAGATACAGAACAATGTGCTCCAAGGAACAACATCACACCCGGTTTGGCACAGCGGGTTCAGAAGAAAAGCAAGAACACCTAGGTCCCGGTgtgagaaaaaaacacaacaaaagatagatgatgagagaagaagagaagacccTCGTGTTCCCGAGATTGGAGGCGAAGCAATGTTTTTCATACCAGAAGcaaatgatgatgaagatgatatgaCTTCTCTTGTGCCAGAGTTTGAGGGATTCACAGAGATGGGCTTCTTCTTGAGCAACCACAATGGTACTGAAGAATCAACGAAACAATTCAACTTTGAAGATGAAATCGATGCAATGGAGAGTCTGTATaacaataaagaagaagaaaaagaagaaacagctAAAACCAATGGAGTTGAAGCATGTCCTGGACAATCTTTGATGAGCTGCAAGAAAGATTATGACAATGTCATTGCGATTTCAGCAAAGACAGAAGAAACTGAAGATTACGAGGATAATGCAAGGCAGGGGAACATGTTACTTAGACTGAATTACGAAAATGTTATAGCAGCTTGGGATAAACAAGAATCTCCAAGAGAAGCAGCAAGAAACCAGACTGAGTTGTTCAACACAAGTAACTTCCAGCTAGTTCCTCCA GGGATAGAGGAGAAGAGAGTAACCAGCAGAAGTGAGAGAGAAGCTAGAGTTTGGAGATACagagataaaaagaagaatcgTTTGTTCGAGAAGAAGATAAGGTATGAGGTTAGAAAGGTTAACGCGGACAAAAGACCGAGAATGAAAGGTCGATTTGTCCGGAGATCTTTAGCCACCGAGTCTTAG
- the LOC104758205 gene encoding zinc finger protein CONSTANS-LIKE 8-like isoform X2, with protein sequence MFYADIMIPKYQEDVKQPRTCDLCLNKHAVWYCASDDAFLCHVCDESVHSANHVATKHERVWLRTNEIQNNVLQGTTSHPVWHSGFRRKARTPRSRCEKKTQQKIDDERRREDPRVPEIGGEAMFFIPEANDDEDDMTSLVPEFEGFTEMGFFLSNHNGTEESTKQFNFEDEIDAMESLYNNKEEEKEETAKTNGVEACPGQSLMSCKKDYDNVIAISAKTEETEDYEDNARQGNMLLRLNYENVIAAWDKQESPREAARNQTELFNTSNFQLVPPTSIVMLLDFRG encoded by the exons ATGTTTTATGCAGATATTATGATTCCGAAGTACCAAGAAGATGTGAAGCAGCCACGAACTTGCGACCTGTGTCTGAACAAACACGCGGTTTGGTACTGTGCATCAGACGATGCTTTCTTGTGCCATGTTTGCGATGAATCAGTCCATTCTGCAAACCATGTGGCGACAAAACACGAGAGAGTTTGGCTTAGAACAAATGAGATACAGAACAATGTGCTCCAAGGAACAACATCACACCCGGTTTGGCACAGCGGGTTCAGAAGAAAAGCAAGAACACCTAGGTCCCGGTgtgagaaaaaaacacaacaaaagatagatgatgagagaagaagagaagacccTCGTGTTCCCGAGATTGGAGGCGAAGCAATGTTTTTCATACCAGAAGcaaatgatgatgaagatgatatgaCTTCTCTTGTGCCAGAGTTTGAGGGATTCACAGAGATGGGCTTCTTCTTGAGCAACCACAATGGTACTGAAGAATCAACGAAACAATTCAACTTTGAAGATGAAATCGATGCAATGGAGAGTCTGTATaacaataaagaagaagaaaaagaagaaacagctAAAACCAATGGAGTTGAAGCATGTCCTGGACAATCTTTGATGAGCTGCAAGAAAGATTATGACAATGTCATTGCGATTTCAGCAAAGACAGAAGAAACTGAAGATTACGAGGATAATGCAAGGCAGGGGAACATGTTACTTAGACTGAATTACGAAAATGTTATAGCAGCTTGGGATAAACAAGAATCTCCAAGAGAAGCAGCAAGAAACCAGACTGAGTTGTTCAACACAAGTAACTTCCAGCTAGTTCCTCCA ACTTCTATTGTAATGCTTCTTGATTTCAGGGGATAG
- the LOC104758208 gene encoding NADH dehydrogenase [ubiquinone] 1 beta subcomplex subunit 10-A-like, with amino-acid sequence MGRKKGLPEFEESAPDGFDPENPYKDPVAMVEMREHIVREKWIHIEKAKILREKVKWCYRVEGVNHYQKCRHLVQQYLDATRGVGWGKDHRPISLHGPKPVDVEEAE; translated from the exons ATGGGAAGGAAGAAGGGATTGCCGGAGTTCGAAGAGTCGGCGCCGGATGGATTCGATCCGGAGAATCCGTACAAGGATCCGGTTGCGATGGTTGAGATGAGAGAACACATTGTTCGTGAGAAGTGGATCCATATCGAGAAGGCTAAGATCTTGCGTGAGAAGGTCAAATGGTGTTACCGCGTCGAAGGCGTTAATCACTACCAGAAGTGTCGCCATCTCGTTCAGCAGTATCTCGACGCCACTCGAGGCGTCGGTTGGGGCAAAGACCACCGTCCTATCTCTCTTCACG GTCCCAAGCCAGTAGATGTTGAAGAAGCTGAATAA
- the LOC104758209 gene encoding conserved oligomeric Golgi complex subunit 3-like isoform X1, giving the protein MATKAASSSSLPKSGAISKGYNFASTWEQSAPLTEQQQAAIVSLSHAVADRPFPANLVHEHAIHRPENGLSVSVEDTNLEDSGAIEAVLVNTNQFYKWFTDLESAMKSETEEKYRHYVNTLTERIQTCDDILHQVDETLDLFNELQLQHQGVTTKTKTLHDACDRLLMEKQKLMEFAEALRSKLNYFDELENISSNFYSPNMNVSNSNFLPLLKRLDECISYIEDNPQYAESSVYLLKFRQLQSRALGLIRTYILAVLKTAASQVQAAFRGPDGNKTSVSEGVEASIIYVRFKAAASELKPVLEEIESRSARKEYVQVLAECHRLYCEQRLALVKGIVHQRVSDFSKKEALPSLTRSGCAYLMQVCHMEHQLFTHFFPASSEEVSSLAPLVDPLSTYLYDILRPKLIHEANIDLLCELIHILKVEVLGEQSARQSEPLAGLRPTLQRILADVNERLTFRARTYIRDEIANYIPSDEDLDYPAKLEGSSLNTTSETNLGDDENADVFKTWYPPLEKTLSCLSKLYRCLEPAVFTGLAQEAVEVCSLSIQKASKLIIKRSATMDGQLFLIKHLLILREQIAPFDIEFSVTHKELDFSHLLEHLRRILRGQASLFDWSRSTSLARTLSPRVLESQIDAKKELEKCLKTTCEEFIMSVTKLVVDPMLSFVTKVTAIKVALSTGTQNQKVDSVMAKPLKEQAFATPDKVAELVQKVYAAIQQELLPILAKMKLYLQNPSTRTILFKPIKSNIVEAHTQVESLLKAEYTADEQASISMISIQDLQTQLDNFL; this is encoded by the exons ATGGCAACTAAGGCGGCTTCGTCTTCGAGCCTCCCCAAATCTGGAGCCATCTCCAAAGGCTACAATTTCGCTTCCACTTGGGAACAG AGCGCTCCTTTGACTGAGCAACAACAAGCAGCTATAGTTTCTTTATCACACGCTGTAGCTGACCGGCCATTTCCTGCCAATCTT GTACATGAGCATGCAATTCACAGGCCAGAGAATGGCTTGTCTGTCTCAGTAGAGGACACAAATTTGGAGGATTCTGGTGCAATTGAAGCTGTTTTGGTTAATACAAATCAG TTCTACAAATGGTTTACTGATCTTGAATCAGCGATGAAGTCTGAG ACAGAGGAAAAGTATCGGCACTATGTCAATACTTTAACTGAGCGCATCCAGACGTGTGATGATATACTTCACCAG GTTGATGAGACGCTTGACCTATTTAATGAACTGCAGCTTCAACATCAAGGAGTAACAACGAAGACTAAGACTCTTCATGATGCATGTGACCGGCTG TTAATGGAGAAACAGAAATTGATGGAATTTGCAGAAGCTCTAAGGAGTAAGCTCAACTATTTTGATGAATTGGAGAAT ATATCCTCCAATTTTTATTCTCCAAATATGAATGTATCAAATTCAAACTTTCTCCCACTATTGAAAAGGCTTGATGAATGCATATC GTACATCGAAGATAATCCTCAATACGCAGAGTCGAGTGTTTATTTGCTCAAATTTCGTCagctccag TCACGGGCCTTGGGCTTGATACGAACTTATATTCTTGCAGTGCTCAAAACTGCTGCTTCCCAG GTTCAAGCAGCATTTCGTGGGCCAGATGGAAACAAAACATCTGTCTCAGAGGGTGTCGAGGCATCTATTATATATGTTCGCTTCAAGGCTGCTGCAAGTGAG CTTAAACCTGTATTGGAGGAAATAGAAAGTAGGTCAGCAAGAAAGGAATATGTTCAAGTCCTTGCAGAATGCCACAGACTATACTGTGAACAACGGCTCGCGCTT GTCAAAGGCATAGTTCACCAACGGGTATCTGATTTCTCCAAGAAAGAAGCACTGCCATCTTTGACTAGATCGGGTTGTGCATATCTGATGCAG GTTTGTCATATGGAGCATCAACTGTTTACTCATTTCTTTCCAGCATCATCAGAAGAAGTTTCAAGTCTGGCACCTTTGGTGGATCCTTT GTCCACATACTTGTATGACATTTTACGCCCAAAACTGATTCACGAAGCAAATATCGATCTTCTTTGTGAGCTCATTCATATCCTTAAAGTTGAAGTCTTGGGGGAGCAGTCAGCTAGACAGAGTGAACCCCTTGCTGGACTGCGGCCTACATTACAAAGAATTTTGGCCGATGTCAATGAGAGGTTGACTTTCCGTGCCAGAACATATATTCGAGATGAG ATCGCAAATTATATTCCCTCTGACGAAGATCTGGATTATCCTGCAAAGCTGGAGGGATCTTCTCTTAATACAACATCTGAAACTAATCTAGGG GATGATGAAAACGCTGATGTATTTAAGACTTGGTATCCACCTTTGGAAAAGACGCTCTCTTGTCTATCTAAATTATATCGATGCTTGGAGCCTGCAGTCTTCACTGGATTAGCTCAG GAAGCTGTAGAAGTTTGCTCTCTGTCAATTCAA AAAGCCAGCAAGCTTATCATTAAGCGATCAGCTACAATGGATGGCCAGCTTTTCCTTATCAAGCATCTTCTTATCTTGAGAGAACAG ATTGCGCCTTTTGACATTGAATTTTCAGTCACCCACAAAGAGCTTGATTTCTCTCATTTACTG GAACACTTGAGAAGGATACTTAGAGGTCAAGCGTCACTTTTTGACTGGTCTAGGTCAACCTCCCTAGCAAGGACCCTGTCACCTCGAGTTTTGGAAAGTCAAATAGATGCCAAGAAG GAACTGGAAAAATGTCTTAAGACAACTTGTGAGGAGTTCATCATGTCAGTCACTAAGCTAGTTGTGGATCCTATGCTTTCATTTGTGACCAAG GTCACAGCCATAAAAGTTGCTCTTTCCACTGGAACTCAGAATCAAAAAGTTGATTCTGTCATGGCTAAGCCGTTGAAGGAACAAGCTTTCGCTACACCGGATAAGGTGGCTGAACTTGTTCAAAAG GTATATGCTGCAATACAGCAAGAGTTGCTTCCGATATTAGCAAAAATGAAACTCTATTTGCAAAACCCATCAACAAGGACCATTCTTTTCAAGCCAATCAA GTCAAATATAGTGGAAGCTCATACCCAAGTGGAGTCCTTGCTCAAAGCTGAGTACACAGCAGACGAACAAGCCAGTATCAGTATGATATCCATTCAGGATTTGCAAACCCAACTCGATAATTTCCTTTAA
- the LOC104758209 gene encoding conserved oligomeric Golgi complex subunit 3-like isoform X2, translating into MKSETEEKYRHYVNTLTERIQTCDDILHQVDETLDLFNELQLQHQGVTTKTKTLHDACDRLLMEKQKLMEFAEALRSKLNYFDELENISSNFYSPNMNVSNSNFLPLLKRLDECISYIEDNPQYAESSVYLLKFRQLQSRALGLIRTYILAVLKTAASQVQAAFRGPDGNKTSVSEGVEASIIYVRFKAAASELKPVLEEIESRSARKEYVQVLAECHRLYCEQRLALVKGIVHQRVSDFSKKEALPSLTRSGCAYLMQVCHMEHQLFTHFFPASSEEVSSLAPLVDPLSTYLYDILRPKLIHEANIDLLCELIHILKVEVLGEQSARQSEPLAGLRPTLQRILADVNERLTFRARTYIRDEIANYIPSDEDLDYPAKLEGSSLNTTSETNLGDDENADVFKTWYPPLEKTLSCLSKLYRCLEPAVFTGLAQEAVEVCSLSIQKASKLIIKRSATMDGQLFLIKHLLILREQIAPFDIEFSVTHKELDFSHLLEHLRRILRGQASLFDWSRSTSLARTLSPRVLESQIDAKKELEKCLKTTCEEFIMSVTKLVVDPMLSFVTKVTAIKVALSTGTQNQKVDSVMAKPLKEQAFATPDKVAELVQKVYAAIQQELLPILAKMKLYLQNPSTRTILFKPIKSNIVEAHTQVESLLKAEYTADEQASISMISIQDLQTQLDNFL; encoded by the exons ATGAAGTCTGAG ACAGAGGAAAAGTATCGGCACTATGTCAATACTTTAACTGAGCGCATCCAGACGTGTGATGATATACTTCACCAG GTTGATGAGACGCTTGACCTATTTAATGAACTGCAGCTTCAACATCAAGGAGTAACAACGAAGACTAAGACTCTTCATGATGCATGTGACCGGCTG TTAATGGAGAAACAGAAATTGATGGAATTTGCAGAAGCTCTAAGGAGTAAGCTCAACTATTTTGATGAATTGGAGAAT ATATCCTCCAATTTTTATTCTCCAAATATGAATGTATCAAATTCAAACTTTCTCCCACTATTGAAAAGGCTTGATGAATGCATATC GTACATCGAAGATAATCCTCAATACGCAGAGTCGAGTGTTTATTTGCTCAAATTTCGTCagctccag TCACGGGCCTTGGGCTTGATACGAACTTATATTCTTGCAGTGCTCAAAACTGCTGCTTCCCAG GTTCAAGCAGCATTTCGTGGGCCAGATGGAAACAAAACATCTGTCTCAGAGGGTGTCGAGGCATCTATTATATATGTTCGCTTCAAGGCTGCTGCAAGTGAG CTTAAACCTGTATTGGAGGAAATAGAAAGTAGGTCAGCAAGAAAGGAATATGTTCAAGTCCTTGCAGAATGCCACAGACTATACTGTGAACAACGGCTCGCGCTT GTCAAAGGCATAGTTCACCAACGGGTATCTGATTTCTCCAAGAAAGAAGCACTGCCATCTTTGACTAGATCGGGTTGTGCATATCTGATGCAG GTTTGTCATATGGAGCATCAACTGTTTACTCATTTCTTTCCAGCATCATCAGAAGAAGTTTCAAGTCTGGCACCTTTGGTGGATCCTTT GTCCACATACTTGTATGACATTTTACGCCCAAAACTGATTCACGAAGCAAATATCGATCTTCTTTGTGAGCTCATTCATATCCTTAAAGTTGAAGTCTTGGGGGAGCAGTCAGCTAGACAGAGTGAACCCCTTGCTGGACTGCGGCCTACATTACAAAGAATTTTGGCCGATGTCAATGAGAGGTTGACTTTCCGTGCCAGAACATATATTCGAGATGAG ATCGCAAATTATATTCCCTCTGACGAAGATCTGGATTATCCTGCAAAGCTGGAGGGATCTTCTCTTAATACAACATCTGAAACTAATCTAGGG GATGATGAAAACGCTGATGTATTTAAGACTTGGTATCCACCTTTGGAAAAGACGCTCTCTTGTCTATCTAAATTATATCGATGCTTGGAGCCTGCAGTCTTCACTGGATTAGCTCAG GAAGCTGTAGAAGTTTGCTCTCTGTCAATTCAA AAAGCCAGCAAGCTTATCATTAAGCGATCAGCTACAATGGATGGCCAGCTTTTCCTTATCAAGCATCTTCTTATCTTGAGAGAACAG ATTGCGCCTTTTGACATTGAATTTTCAGTCACCCACAAAGAGCTTGATTTCTCTCATTTACTG GAACACTTGAGAAGGATACTTAGAGGTCAAGCGTCACTTTTTGACTGGTCTAGGTCAACCTCCCTAGCAAGGACCCTGTCACCTCGAGTTTTGGAAAGTCAAATAGATGCCAAGAAG GAACTGGAAAAATGTCTTAAGACAACTTGTGAGGAGTTCATCATGTCAGTCACTAAGCTAGTTGTGGATCCTATGCTTTCATTTGTGACCAAG GTCACAGCCATAAAAGTTGCTCTTTCCACTGGAACTCAGAATCAAAAAGTTGATTCTGTCATGGCTAAGCCGTTGAAGGAACAAGCTTTCGCTACACCGGATAAGGTGGCTGAACTTGTTCAAAAG GTATATGCTGCAATACAGCAAGAGTTGCTTCCGATATTAGCAAAAATGAAACTCTATTTGCAAAACCCATCAACAAGGACCATTCTTTTCAAGCCAATCAA GTCAAATATAGTGGAAGCTCATACCCAAGTGGAGTCCTTGCTCAAAGCTGAGTACACAGCAGACGAACAAGCCAGTATCAGTATGATATCCATTCAGGATTTGCAAACCCAACTCGATAATTTCCTTTAA
- the LOC104758211 gene encoding probable serine/threonine-protein kinase WNK7 isoform X3, translated as MEGSEDASAIVEPPDPEVLEIDPTCRYIRYKEVIGKGASKTVFKGFDEVDGIEVAWNQVRIDDILQSPDCLERLYSEVRLLKSLKHKNIIRFYNSWIDDKNKTVNIITELFTSGSLRQYRKKHRKVNMKAVKCWARQILTGLKYLHSQDPPIIHRDIKCDNIFINGNHGEVKIGDLGLATVMEQANAKSVIGTPEFMAPELYDENYNELADIYSFGMCMLEMVTFEYPYCECRNSAQIYKKVSSGIKPASLSKVKDPEVMKFIEKCLLPASERLSAEELLLDSFLNVNGLVMNNPLPLPDIVMPKEGSFGERCLMSEGPPNARNRPMSMNIDEDSNLPIVISSKNSGSKCVEVRRAKRGNFFVLKGEENDENSVSLILRIVDENGRVRNIHFLFFQEGDTASNVSSEMVEQLELTDQNVKFIAELIDVLLVSLIPSWKTDVTVDHLIHPLQNQSSKDNHQNGANSQAGESISHSLSSDYCPRSDDEADPTIAVETEDQEVEKPGSLEEEEEDERLKEELEKIEERFREEMKEIARKREEATMETKSRFFEKKMKHQVE; from the exons ATGGAAGGTTCAGAAGATGCTTCTGCAATTGTAGAACCTCCTGACCCTGAAGTTCTTGAAATCGACCCAACTTGTCGATATATTCGG TACAAAGAAGTAATAGGCAAAGGCGCCTCCAAGACAGT TTTCAAGGGATTCGATGAAGTAGATGGGATTGAAGTTGCATGGAATCAAGTAAGGATCGACGATATTTTGCAGTCACCAGATTGTCTAGAGAGGCTGTATTCCGAAGTACGACTTTTGAAATCGTTGAAGCACAAAAACATTATCAGGTTTTATAACTCGTGGATCGATGACAAGAACAAAACGGTTAACATAATTACCGAGTTGTTCACTTCAGGAAGTCTCCGACA GTACCGTAAGAAACATAGAAAGGTGAACATGAAGGCTGTGAAGTGTTGGGCGAGACAGATCTTAACGGGACTGAAATATCTACATAGTCAAGATCCGCCGATTATACACCGAGATATCAAATGTGACAACATTTTTATCAACGGTAACCATGGAGAAGTGAAAATAGGAGATCTTGGTTTAGCTACTGTCATGGAACAAGCTAATGCCAAAAGTGTTATTG GAACACCTGAGTTTATGGCACCTGAGCTTTACGATGAGAACTACAACGAGCTCGCTGATATATATTCGTTCGGAATGTGTATGTTGGAAATGGTGACTTTTGAATATCCTTATTGTGAATGTAGAAACTCTGCTCAAATCTACAAGAAAGTTTCATCG ggGATAAAACCAGCTTCACTTTCTAAGGTTAAAGATCCAGAAGTAATGAAATTTATCGAGAAATGTTTGTTGCCAGCTTCTGAAAGGTTATCAGCAGAGGAACTTTTATTGGATTCATTTCTCAATGTGAATGGTTTAGTTATGAACAATCCATTACCGCTTCCCGACATTGTAATGCCCAAAGAAGGATCTTTCGGAGAACGTTGTCTTATGTCTGAAGGACCGCCTAATGCTCGGAACAGACCAATGTCAATGAATATCGACGAGGATAGTAACCTTCCTATTGTTATTTCAAGCAAAAATTCAGGATCAAAGTGTGTTGAGGTTAGACGTGCAAAGCGAGGCAACTTCTTTGTCCTCAAAGgtgaagaaaatgatgaaaactCTGTCTCGCTAATTCTACGTATAGTCGATGAAAATG GGCGTGTGAGGAACATACATTTCCTATTCTTTCAAGAAGGTGACACTGCTTCTAATGTATCGAGTGAGATGGTTGAACAGCTCGAGTTGACGGATCAAAACGTAAAGTTCATAGCGGAACTGATTGACGTATTACTTGTCAGTTTGATACCGAGTTGGAAAACGGATGTAACGGTCGATCATCTTATTCATCCGCTACAGAACCAGAGCTCCAAGGACAATCATCAAAACGGTGCAAATTCTCAAGCTGGTGAATCCATTAGTCACTCTTTGTCCTCAGATTACTGCCCACGATCCGATGACGAGGCAGACCCGACCATAGCTGTGGAAACAGAAGATCAAGAAGTAGAGAAACCAGGAAgcttggaggaagaagaagaagatgagaggtTAAAGGAAGAGCTAGAAAAGATAGAAGAACGGTTcagagaagagatgaaagagattgcgaggaaaagagaagaagcaacaaTGGAGACAAAAAGTAGATTTttcgagaagaagatgaaacaccAAGTTGAGTAA
- the LOC104758211 gene encoding probable serine/threonine-protein kinase WNK7 isoform X1: MEGSEDASAIVEPPDPEVLEIDPTCRYIRYKEVIGKGASKTVFKGFDEVDGIEVAWNQVRIDDILQSPDCLERLYSEVRLLKSLKHKNIIRFYNSWIDDKNKTVNIITELFTSGSLRQYRKKHRKVNMKAVKCWARQILTGLKYLHSQDPPIIHRDIKCDNIFINGNHGEVKIGDLGLATVMEQANAKSVIGTPEFMAPELYDENYNELADIYSFGMCMLEMVTFEYPYCECRNSAQIYKKVSSGIKPASLSKVKDPEVMKFIEKCLLPASERLSAEELLLDSFLNVNGLVMNNPLPLPDIVMPKEGSFGERCLMSEGPPNARNRPMSMNIDEDSNLPIVISSKNSGSKCVEVRRAKRGNFFVLKGEENDENSVSLILRIVDENGRVRNIHFLFFQEGDTASNVSSEMVEQLELTDQNVKFIAELIDVLLVSLIPSWKTDVTVDHLIHPLQNQSSKDNHQNGANSQAGESISHSLSSDYCPRSDDEADPTIAVETEDQEVEKPGSLEEEEEDERLKEELEKIEERFREEMKEIARKREEATMETKSRFFEKKMKHQVE, translated from the exons ATGGAAGGTTCAGAAGATGCTTCTGCAATTGTAGAACCTCCTGACCCTGAAGTTCTTGAAATCGACCCAACTTGTCGATATATTCGG TACAAAGAAGTAATAGGCAAAGGCGCCTCCAAGACAGT TTTCAAGGGATTCGATGAAGTAGATGGGATTGAAGTTGCATGGAATCAAGTAAGGATCGACGATATTTTGCAGTCACCAGATTGTCTAGAGAGGCTGTATTCCGAAGTACGACTTTTGAAATCGTTGAAGCACAAAAACATTATCAGGTTTTATAACTCGTGGATCGATGACAAGAACAAAACGGTTAACATAATTACCGAGTTGTTCACTTCAGGAAGTCTCCGACA GTACCGTAAGAAACATAGAAAGGTGAACATGAAGGCTGTGAAGTGTTGGGCGAGACAGATCTTAACGGGACTGAAATATCTACATAGTCAAGATCCGCCGATTATACACCGAGATATCAAATGTGACAACATTTTTATCAACGGTAACCATGGAGAAGTGAAAATAGGAGATCTTGGTTTAGCTACTGTCATGGAACAAGCTAATGCCAAAAGTGTTATTG GAACACCTGAGTTTATGGCACCTGAGCTTTACGATGAGAACTACAACGAGCTCGCTGATATATATTCGTTCGGAATGTGTATGTTGGAAATGGTGACTTTTGAATATCCTTATTGTGAATGTAGAAACTCTGCTCAAATCTACAAGAAAGTTTCATCG ggGATAAAACCAGCTTCACTTTCTAAGGTTAAAGATCCAGAAGTAATGAAATTTATCGAGAAATGTTTGTTGCCAGCTTCTGAAAGGTTATCAGCAGAGGAACTTTTATTGGATTCATTTCTCAATGTGAATGGTTTAGTTATGAACAATCCATTACCGCTTCCCGACATTGTAATGCCCAAAGAAGGATCTTTCGGAGAACGTTGTCTTATGTCTGAAGGACCGCCTAATGCTCGGAACAGACCAATGTCAATGAATATCGACGAG GATAGTAACCTTCCTATTGTTATTTCAAGCAAAAATTCAGGATCAAAGTGTGTTGAGGTTAGACGTGCAAAGCGAGGCAACTTCTTTGTCCTCAAAGgtgaagaaaatgatgaaaactCTGTCTCGCTAATTCTACGTATAGTCGATGAAAATG GGCGTGTGAGGAACATACATTTCCTATTCTTTCAAGAAGGTGACACTGCTTCTAATGTATCGAGTGAGATGGTTGAACAGCTCGAGTTGACGGATCAAAACGTAAAGTTCATAGCGGAACTGATTGACGTATTACTTGTCAGTTTGATACCGAGTTGGAAAACGGATGTAACGGTCGATCATCTTATTCATCCGCTACAGAACCAGAGCTCCAAGGACAATCATCAAAACGGTGCAAATTCTCAAGCTGGTGAATCCATTAGTCACTCTTTGTCCTCAGATTACTGCCCACGATCCGATGACGAGGCAGACCCGACCATAGCTGTGGAAACAGAAGATCAAGAAGTAGAGAAACCAGGAAgcttggaggaagaagaagaagatgagaggtTAAAGGAAGAGCTAGAAAAGATAGAAGAACGGTTcagagaagagatgaaagagattgcgaggaaaagagaagaagcaacaaTGGAGACAAAAAGTAGATTTttcgagaagaagatgaaacaccAAGTTGAGTAA
- the LOC104758212 gene encoding UPF0235 protein C15orf40 homolog, producing MAPTKKGKKNNSAGSTTAKSTATESSSFPTCLRQLTPSSVAITIHAKPGSKSASITDVSDEAVGVQIDAPARDGEANAALLEYMSSVLGVKRRQVSLGSGSKSRDKVVIVEDMTQQSVFQALSEASKPA from the exons ATGGCTCCGACgaagaaaggaaagaagaacAATTCGGCCGGATCAACGACGGCCAAATCCACCGCCACAGAATCATCGAGTTTTCCGACGTGTTTGCGCCAGCTTACACCTTCCTCCGTCGCCATCACCATCCACGCGAAGCCAGGTTCCAAATCCGCCTCCATCACCG ATGTGAGCGATGAAGCGGTGGGCGTTCAGATCGACGCGCCGGCAAGAGATGGTGAAGCTAACGCTGCTCTTCTCGAGTACATGAGCTCT GTATTGGGAGTGAAAAGAAGACAGGTCTCACTCGGTTCAGGATCCAAGTCTCGAGATAAAGTTGTGATTGTTGAGGATATGACACAACAAAGCGTTTTCCAAGCTTTGTCCGAAGCATCAAAACCTGCCTAA